One stretch of Weissella koreensis KACC 15510 DNA includes these proteins:
- a CDS encoding polysaccharide biosynthesis C-terminal domain-containing protein encodes MSYELINVIIPLIPLSYLLHVLGVQSYGVVAFTIGLTDIFVLIFLGSMNLLAQLSLNNALYEDQKVPKIFWNVLFMRLMMLILGGLALSFLINWASGWNISYLQNQSTLKLSYLLMIGSFLDLSWYYLGTRQKTRPLLQAASMKIVFLMLILITVKTSNDAYRYLFLMGVIRIVGNGLMWFSLPRELFNEISLGSWRFLKTGLTSVTTILGVELFSLTGQLLVTLLKPYTLDWIGYYQAALQLNQVSIVVVVTVGLSTMPRFYQIYRENNYNKLIEHIDNAVEYVTAFAVPVMFGTAATAVTFTTWFLGGTFKDVGLLMTVLSPLILLLGWNTILGGQFLRLAGKNNIVHATLVLGWLLNVLLGLLFIPKYGLFGAIYALLISEFLIFLIQLFYAREVIAFGRIVAITSKYLVTGLLMYLVIIVSTYNWPAYPSTTVFQLILGFVVYLIGIVLLRSPLITKAWLIIRAYTKVIRRRYNK; translated from the coding sequence GTGAGTTATGAACTTATCAATGTTATTATTCCCCTCATTCCTTTATCCTACTTGTTACACGTTTTAGGTGTCCAAAGTTATGGGGTAGTTGCTTTTACCATAGGTCTAACTGATATTTTTGTTTTAATTTTTTTAGGATCAATGAATTTATTAGCTCAACTTAGTTTGAATAATGCTCTCTATGAAGATCAAAAAGTTCCTAAAATATTTTGGAATGTATTGTTTATGCGATTGATGATGTTGATTCTGGGTGGACTTGCACTATCATTTCTAATTAATTGGGCATCAGGTTGGAATATTAGTTATCTTCAGAATCAATCAACACTTAAGCTGAGTTATTTATTAATGATAGGAAGCTTTTTAGATTTATCTTGGTACTACCTTGGAACTCGTCAAAAAACACGACCACTATTACAGGCAGCATCAATGAAAATTGTATTCTTGATGTTGATTTTAATTACTGTTAAGACATCTAATGATGCTTATCGTTATTTGTTCTTAATGGGAGTGATCCGTATTGTTGGAAATGGATTAATGTGGTTTAGTTTGCCACGTGAATTATTTAATGAAATTTCATTAGGGTCATGGAGATTTTTAAAAACCGGATTAACCTCAGTTACTACTATTTTAGGGGTTGAATTATTTTCGTTAACTGGGCAATTGTTAGTAACCTTGTTAAAACCATACACGCTGGATTGGATCGGATATTATCAAGCTGCATTACAATTAAATCAAGTTTCTATTGTAGTTGTAGTTACTGTCGGATTAAGTACAATGCCACGTTTTTATCAAATATATCGCGAAAATAATTACAATAAATTGATTGAACATATTGATAATGCGGTAGAGTATGTCACTGCTTTTGCAGTACCGGTTATGTTTGGTACTGCTGCCACAGCGGTAACCTTTACTACTTGGTTTTTAGGTGGAACGTTTAAAGATGTTGGACTTTTGATGACCGTTTTATCGCCATTAATTCTCTTATTGGGTTGGAATACAATTTTAGGTGGACAATTTTTACGATTAGCTGGTAAAAATAACATCGTTCACGCGACTCTAGTTCTTGGGTGGTTATTAAACGTTTTGTTAGGGTTACTATTTATTCCTAAATATGGATTATTTGGCGCCATCTATGCTTTGCTAATTTCTGAATTTTTAATTTTTTTGATTCAATTATTTTATGCAAGAGAAGTCATTGCTTTTGGCCGCATCGTAGCAATTACATCAAAATATTTAGTGACTGGACTTTTGATGTATCTCGTGATTATTGTTTCGACTTATAATTGGCCAGCATATCCTAGCACGACGGTTTTCCAATTGATTTTAGGATTTGTAGTTTATTTAATTGGAATTGTTTTATTACGTAGTCCATTAATTACTAAAGCTTGGTTAATTATTCGAGCGTATACTAAAGTCATTCGGCGCCGCTACAATAAATAA
- a CDS encoding dihydrolipoyl dehydrogenase family protein translates to MKQINYDLGIIGSGPAGLAAAFEAKQLGQKVVMIEEYMWGGTCPNYGCDPKKILLSAVETLHREQALQNKGLVGSATINWPALMETKQEYVDAVKPRKLKGLEQAEIEHIYGHAQFINQDTVATDEYQITATNWIIATGQRSRQLDFPGAELMSNSEDFLNLSDMPQDITFLGGGYIGVEFANISHFSGARVHLITQGSHLLSDFDQVLVREFEKEMLNNGIEILFDNTIDVIQKQDNKYLVKLSNGTTYLTDLVISAVGRTGNADKIQAEKAGIKTRDGHVTVDQYLKSSNSHVYAIGDVADNDVPKLVPVGNYEGRYVARQLAGQDQAPLEYPTIPQVVFGTPRIAQTGVSMVEAKNQGFTIKDLEMGNVITFFRYHDQARIRVAIDTNGLIVGASIFAFEAEELINYFVTAINMKRTFAETQANLYAYPSLGSEFSEFY, encoded by the coding sequence ATGAAGCAAATTAATTATGATTTAGGTATTATTGGATCAGGCCCAGCTGGATTAGCTGCAGCTTTTGAGGCAAAACAATTAGGGCAAAAAGTTGTTATGATTGAAGAATACATGTGGGGTGGAACCTGCCCCAATTATGGCTGCGATCCGAAAAAAATTTTACTTAGTGCAGTTGAAACACTTCATCGGGAGCAAGCATTACAAAATAAAGGATTAGTCGGATCAGCAACGATCAATTGGCCAGCTTTAATGGAAACTAAACAAGAGTATGTTGACGCTGTTAAACCTCGTAAACTTAAAGGTTTGGAACAAGCAGAGATTGAACATATCTATGGACATGCTCAATTTATTAATCAAGACACTGTAGCTACTGATGAATACCAGATAACAGCTACTAATTGGATCATTGCTACAGGACAACGCTCACGTCAACTTGATTTCCCTGGAGCTGAATTAATGAGCAATAGTGAGGATTTCTTGAATTTGTCAGATATGCCGCAAGATATTACCTTCTTAGGTGGTGGATATATTGGGGTTGAATTTGCTAATATTAGCCACTTTTCTGGAGCTCGAGTTCATTTAATTACCCAAGGCTCACATTTGCTGTCAGATTTTGATCAAGTTTTGGTTCGTGAATTTGAAAAAGAAATGCTTAATAATGGTATTGAAATTTTATTTGATAATACGATTGATGTTATTCAAAAACAAGATAATAAATATTTAGTTAAATTATCAAATGGGACGACTTATTTAACGGACCTAGTCATCAGTGCGGTGGGTCGGACTGGAAATGCTGATAAAATTCAAGCCGAAAAAGCCGGTATTAAAACGCGTGATGGTCATGTGACGGTAGATCAATATCTTAAGAGTTCTAATTCACATGTTTATGCGATTGGCGATGTAGCTGATAATGATGTACCAAAATTAGTACCAGTTGGAAATTATGAAGGACGTTATGTCGCTCGACAATTAGCTGGTCAAGACCAAGCACCTTTAGAATATCCAACGATACCTCAAGTTGTCTTCGGAACACCAAGAATTGCGCAAACTGGGGTTTCCATGGTAGAGGCAAAAAATCAGGGATTTACGATTAAAGATTTAGAGATGGGTAATGTAATTACCTTCTTCCGATATCATGATCAAGCTCGGATTAGGGTAGCTATTGATACTAATGGCCTTATTGTGGGGGCTAGTATTTTCGCTTTTGAAGCTGAAGAATTAATTAACTATTTTGTTACAGCTATTAATATGAAGCGAACTTTTGCAGAAACCCAGGCTAATTTATATGCTTATCCATCATTAGGGAGTGAATTTTCTGAATTTTATTAA
- a CDS encoding zinc-binding alcohol dehydrogenase family protein: MKAIGFYKGKSLEASDSFLDVELGMPQVLPNDVLVQIKAVSINPIDVKLRQTTPEQTTPKILGYDAVGIVTAVGSQVTNFVVNDRVYYAGSTKRNGSYAEFQAVDSRLIARAPRNLSDAQAAALPLTALTAYELLFEKFGLIPQANANQSQRLLIINGAGGVGSIMSQLANWSGLEVLATSSPENFDWLKEHGVTYPLDYHQELQPALDSYKINRVGFIAALYNVIPYLDQLKNLIEPFGHLGTIVGVNQDLPLTAFKDMSASFDWEYMFTKSDYNFNLSSQGKILEKIAHLAETELLVSTLTHEISTGINAHNIKQATQLVEQGHTRGKVVVSGSFNG, translated from the coding sequence ATGAAAGCAATAGGTTTTTATAAGGGTAAGTCATTAGAAGCAAGTGATAGCTTTTTGGATGTTGAATTGGGTATGCCCCAGGTATTACCAAATGATGTTTTGGTGCAAATCAAGGCGGTTTCGATCAATCCAATTGATGTTAAGTTGCGTCAGACAACACCAGAACAAACAACACCAAAAATTTTGGGTTATGATGCCGTTGGAATTGTTACGGCCGTCGGTTCACAAGTTACTAATTTCGTGGTCAATGATCGCGTTTATTATGCAGGATCAACTAAACGTAATGGAAGTTATGCAGAATTTCAGGCTGTCGATTCTCGATTGATTGCTCGGGCGCCGCGTAATTTATCAGATGCTCAGGCAGCAGCGTTGCCGCTAACAGCATTAACAGCCTATGAATTATTATTTGAAAAGTTCGGTTTAATTCCACAAGCAAATGCTAATCAATCGCAACGCTTATTAATTATTAATGGTGCTGGTGGGGTAGGTTCTATTATGAGTCAATTAGCTAATTGGAGTGGATTAGAAGTATTAGCAACCAGTAGTCCTGAAAATTTCGATTGGTTAAAAGAGCATGGGGTCACTTATCCCTTAGATTATCATCAAGAATTGCAACCTGCATTAGATTCGTATAAGATCAATCGGGTTGGATTTATCGCTGCTTTATATAATGTAATTCCATATCTTGATCAATTGAAGAACCTAATTGAACCTTTTGGTCATTTGGGAACTATTGTAGGGGTTAATCAAGATTTACCATTGACCGCTTTTAAAGATATGTCAGCTAGCTTTGATTGGGAGTATATGTTTACTAAAAGTGATTATAATTTCAATTTATCTTCACAAGGTAAAATTTTAGAAAAAATTGCACATTTGGCTGAAACTGAATTATTAGTATCGACACTTACGCATGAAATTTCAACGGGAATCAATGCTCATAATATTAAGCAAGCAACCCAATTAGTCGAGCAAGGACATACTCGTGGTAAAGTTGTGGTCTCAGGATCTTTTAATGGATAA
- a CDS encoding amino acid ABC transporter permease, producing the protein MEFIQLAVKCLPQLFQAAILYTLPLAAISFALGLIIATGTALIRVMTAPRNRLLKIIMILVKGIASFYIWLFRSTPMLVQLFIAFYGLPSANIDFFANAWISAITVFSLNTGAYAAETIRASILSVDRGQLEAAQSVGLSRIQAYWYVVLPQAVRIAIPPLSNSLISLVKDTSLASVITIVETFYLSQQIASENYQTLSMYILVAIVYAVITTILTFVQRWLEQRTSRYLAS; encoded by the coding sequence ATGGAATTTATTCAACTGGCTGTGAAATGTTTACCACAATTATTTCAAGCCGCAATTTTATATACTTTACCACTCGCAGCAATTTCGTTTGCGTTGGGGCTCATCATTGCAACTGGGACGGCGTTAATCCGAGTCATGACGGCACCTAGGAATCGATTATTGAAAATTATTATGATTCTGGTAAAAGGAATAGCATCTTTTTATATTTGGCTTTTCCGTTCGACACCAATGTTGGTCCAACTTTTTATTGCTTTCTACGGTCTACCCAGTGCAAATATCGATTTCTTTGCCAACGCCTGGATTAGTGCCATAACGGTATTCTCACTCAACACGGGTGCGTATGCCGCAGAAACAATTCGTGCATCAATATTATCAGTTGATAGAGGGCAGTTAGAGGCCGCTCAATCGGTCGGATTATCTAGAATTCAAGCCTATTGGTATGTAGTCTTGCCACAGGCGGTGCGTATTGCAATTCCACCATTAAGTAACTCATTAATATCGCTAGTAAAAGATACATCTTTAGCTAGTGTAATTACAATTGTAGAGACATTTTATCTCAGCCAGCAAATTGCTTCTGAGAATTATCAAACCTTATCTATGTATATTTTAGTGGCGATTGTTTATGCAGTTATTACGACAATTTTAACTTTTGTCCAACGATGGTTAGAACAAAGAACTTCACGTTATTTAGCATCATAA
- a CDS encoding nucleoid-associated protein, which translates to MILKHAILHILDQDAHQLILSQNEMNLDQVNLHDYLEKQISKFNSSDYQTSQLNGDDYLAQVLDDNSSETFVEKTSQLAQKLFSIISDIPEVPGSDLLISEYSDEAHDYFALFKLNFTPRFAHMVDYEDDILSNKLIVNQSILPNAGTVPDEGLIIDLMDGSVRLIEKHFQHNGQRTAYFAEKFAQLNLNPSVKNELQGLKQAVKHVADKFDMPLHETLANTQEIIYENVSDQGVVSPEKIGDALFNQNFSAKEVYQEALESRSINHDIKIDNPLKYQKKYSTQKFVLDSGIQISIPIEAYQDKNQVELINNPDGKITLMIKGIDDIKNKFNA; encoded by the coding sequence ATGATTTTAAAACATGCGATTTTGCATATTCTCGATCAAGATGCTCATCAATTAATCTTGTCACAAAATGAAATGAATTTAGATCAAGTTAATTTACATGATTATCTTGAAAAACAAATTTCAAAGTTTAACTCAAGCGATTATCAAACTAGCCAGTTAAATGGAGATGATTATTTAGCTCAGGTTTTAGATGATAATAGTTCAGAGACTTTTGTAGAAAAAACTAGTCAATTAGCTCAAAAGTTATTTTCAATTATTAGCGATATTCCAGAAGTGCCAGGAAGTGATTTGTTAATTTCAGAATATAGTGATGAAGCTCATGATTATTTTGCATTATTTAAATTAAACTTTACTCCACGTTTTGCACATATGGTGGATTATGAAGATGATATTTTAAGCAATAAGTTAATTGTTAATCAATCTATTTTACCTAATGCTGGGACTGTACCTGACGAAGGGCTAATTATTGACTTAATGGATGGATCAGTTCGTCTAATTGAAAAGCATTTTCAACATAATGGGCAACGCACGGCCTATTTTGCCGAAAAATTTGCTCAGTTAAATCTTAATCCAAGTGTCAAAAATGAGTTGCAAGGCTTAAAACAAGCAGTAAAACATGTAGCTGATAAATTTGATATGCCTTTACATGAGACTTTAGCGAATACTCAAGAGATTATTTATGAAAACGTTTCTGATCAAGGCGTAGTTTCGCCAGAAAAAATTGGGGATGCACTCTTTAATCAAAATTTTAGTGCCAAAGAGGTTTATCAAGAAGCGTTGGAAAGCCGATCGATTAACCATGATATTAAAATTGACAATCCACTAAAATATCAAAAAAAGTATTCGACACAAAAATTTGTTTTGGATTCAGGAATTCAAATTTCCATTCCAATTGAAGCCTATCAAGACAAAAATCAGGTTGAATTGATTAATAATCCTGATGGTAAAATCACATTGATGATTAAAGGTATTGATGATATAAAAAATAAGTTTAATGCTTAA
- the yidC gene encoding membrane protein insertase YidC — protein sequence MKIKGLTPILIVILIILFFTGHIYFLAPYLANFMQIVEGMFNDSNAIGWSILVLTFIVRLVLLPMQLHQSRNMTIQQEKMRLLQPQLTRVQEAQKNAKTPDEQARATQAMMHIYRENNVSMLGGMNFSTLVIQWPIFSGLYAAINPSIIHGWKGMDWALNQAAEIKSATFFGIHLAQPSIGLAIATGLIYLIQSYLSTLGIAPEQKKQMRTMMFMMPIMMFMMTFFTNAGIGLYFMGGAVIMVLQTLMINLWRPRLRRHVGANFEVKDVVEDALAGRIKTPETGKNSSFMDKMAAAQQQAAQQGQTERKDVTPNNKEKNSQRLSNREKNQRNKQK from the coding sequence ATGAAAATAAAAGGTTTAACCCCAATTTTAATCGTAATATTGATTATTTTGTTCTTTACTGGACATATCTATTTCTTAGCACCATACTTAGCGAACTTTATGCAGATTGTTGAAGGTATGTTCAATGATTCTAATGCCATTGGCTGGTCAATCTTAGTTTTGACCTTCATCGTACGGTTAGTTTTGCTACCCATGCAGCTACACCAATCACGAAATATGACTATTCAACAAGAAAAGATGCGGTTACTACAACCACAATTAACGCGGGTTCAAGAAGCTCAAAAAAATGCTAAAACACCTGATGAACAAGCTCGTGCAACTCAAGCAATGATGCATATTTATCGAGAAAATAATGTTTCAATGCTGGGTGGTATGAACTTTTCTACTTTGGTAATCCAATGGCCAATTTTCTCGGGTTTGTATGCAGCAATTAACCCTAGTATTATTCATGGTTGGAAAGGAATGGACTGGGCGCTTAATCAAGCAGCTGAAATTAAGAGTGCCACTTTCTTTGGAATTCATTTAGCACAACCAAGTATCGGTTTGGCTATTGCAACTGGATTAATTTATCTAATACAATCGTACTTATCAACACTTGGAATTGCGCCTGAACAAAAAAAGCAAATGCGGACAATGATGTTTATGATGCCAATCATGATGTTCATGATGACTTTCTTTACGAATGCCGGAATTGGATTATACTTTATGGGTGGAGCAGTAATTATGGTGCTTCAAACACTTATGATTAATCTTTGGCGTCCACGTTTGCGTCGTCATGTTGGTGCAAATTTTGAAGTTAAAGATGTCGTTGAAGATGCTTTAGCTGGTCGTATTAAAACACCGGAGACTGGAAAAAATTCAAGTTTCATGGATAAAATGGCTGCAGCACAACAGCAAGCAGCACAACAAGGTCAAACTGAGCGTAAAGATGTAACACCTAATAATAAAGAAAAAAACTCACAACGACTTTCTAATCGTGAAAAAAACCAAAGAAATAAACAAAAATAA
- a CDS encoding GMP reductase: MTQDMIFDYEDIQLIPKKGLLNSRKDADTTIQFGPEKFNLPVVPANMQTVIDEDLALNLGEKHYFYIMHRFEPERRLNFIKRAHSNHIFASISVGVKPAEYQFIDLLKDEQLIPEYITIDIAHGYSDSTIAMIKYIKKALPKTFVIAGNVATPDAVIALEDAGADATKVGIGPGKACITKLKTGFGTGGWQLAAINQCAQVATKPIIADGGIRYHGDIAKSIRFGASMVMIGSMLAGHQEGPGEVIDLDGAPVKAYFGSASQFQKGTYQNVEGKKLFVPYRGSIYNTLNEMKEDLQSSISYAGGKKLLDLRLVDYVIVRNSILNGD; the protein is encoded by the coding sequence ATGACTCAAGATATGATTTTTGATTATGAGGATATTCAATTAATTCCCAAAAAAGGTTTATTAAATAGCCGTAAAGATGCTGATACAACGATTCAATTTGGCCCTGAAAAGTTTAATCTGCCAGTTGTTCCTGCAAATATGCAGACCGTTATTGATGAGGATTTAGCTCTCAATTTGGGAGAAAAACATTATTTTTATATCATGCATCGATTTGAACCAGAACGTCGATTAAATTTTATTAAGCGTGCTCACTCTAATCATATTTTTGCTTCAATTTCAGTTGGGGTAAAACCGGCTGAATATCAATTTATTGATCTTTTAAAAGATGAACAATTAATTCCCGAATATATTACAATTGATATTGCGCATGGTTACAGTGATTCAACGATAGCCATGATTAAATATATTAAAAAAGCTTTACCTAAAACATTTGTTATTGCAGGAAATGTTGCTACTCCTGATGCGGTGATTGCACTAGAAGATGCCGGAGCTGATGCAACAAAAGTGGGTATTGGTCCGGGTAAAGCTTGCATTACTAAATTAAAAACTGGATTTGGAACTGGTGGATGGCAATTAGCTGCGATTAATCAATGTGCTCAAGTTGCAACTAAGCCGATTATTGCTGATGGCGGTATTCGATATCATGGTGATATCGCAAAATCGATTCGCTTTGGTGCATCTATGGTCATGATTGGTTCAATGTTAGCGGGCCATCAAGAAGGTCCGGGAGAAGTAATTGATCTAGATGGAGCACCTGTGAAAGCATACTTTGGATCAGCATCCCAATTTCAAAAGGGGACATATCAAAATGTCGAAGGTAAAAAATTATTTGTTCCTTATCGAGGAAGTATTTACAATACGCTGAATGAAATGAAAGAGGATCTACAATCATCCATTTCTTATGCTGGCGGTAAAAAATTATTAGATTTACGTTTGGTTGATTATGTGATCGTTAGAAACTCGATCTTAAATGGTGATTAA
- a CDS encoding transporter substrate-binding domain-containing protein produces the protein MKKHIFSTLIVVSSIVGLLAGSNFTQLHADTIKKGTLTVGLEGTYAPFSYREKGKLTGYEVEVAKAVAKEINMKPKFVQTKWDSLLTGLDSNRYDVIFNNVGITKERKNRYLFAKPYLYSKTVLIQKRNGKLKTLEDIKGKKLAQSTSSNFGQMAKKNGAKIVAVPGMVEAMNLIDSGRADAELNDAGAFELWHHKNPDVKVKAIKMDSEIPAVPAAPMLNKNNPKLQKQINKAIKKLAKDGTLSKLSKQYFKTDLTKK, from the coding sequence ATGAAAAAGCATATTTTTAGTACACTTATTGTTGTCAGTTCAATTGTTGGGCTCTTAGCTGGCAGCAATTTTACACAACTGCATGCGGATACCATCAAGAAAGGAACGTTAACGGTTGGCTTAGAAGGAACTTATGCACCATTTTCATATCGTGAAAAGGGTAAGTTAACTGGATATGAGGTTGAGGTTGCCAAGGCAGTTGCTAAGGAAATCAATATGAAACCAAAATTCGTACAAACTAAATGGGATTCACTGCTAACTGGATTGGATTCTAATAGATATGATGTTATTTTTAATAACGTAGGAATAACTAAAGAACGTAAAAATCGATATTTATTTGCCAAACCATATTTATATTCTAAAACGGTATTGATTCAAAAACGAAATGGTAAATTAAAAACCTTAGAAGACATTAAGGGAAAGAAATTAGCACAGTCAACAAGTTCTAATTTTGGTCAAATGGCTAAAAAGAATGGTGCTAAGATTGTTGCTGTTCCGGGGATGGTTGAAGCAATGAATTTGATTGATTCAGGTCGTGCTGATGCTGAACTAAATGATGCTGGGGCTTTTGAATTATGGCATCATAAAAATCCGGATGTAAAAGTTAAGGCTATTAAAATGGATAGTGAAATTCCAGCAGTTCCAGCGGCCCCAATGTTAAATAAAAATAATCCAAAGTTACAAAAGCAAATTAATAAGGCAATTAAGAAATTAGCAAAAGATGGAACATTAAGTAAACTTTCAAAACAATACTTCAAAACAGACTTAACTAAAAAATAA
- the topB gene encoding type IA DNA topoisomerase has translation MRTIILAEKPTQAVAYSKAFKSSKKREGYIEVSNEYFDGETYITYGFGHLVELYLPEQYDEKYKNWSINNLPIIPDQFKFKTGKGKAEQFKIVKNLLSEADQIIIATDADREGENIAWSIINQSGINPQEKIMKRLWINSLESSAIRDGLTNLHEAKQHYSAYIEAQTREFSDWLVGMNASPLYSLSLRKQGIRGVFSIGRVQTPTLYMIYKRQVEIDNFKPKPYIELLAHVKTGKSEFEAKLDPFIRFDNQDKVKVFLSDNELVLVNKSQSKENNNNFGIINNIIKDKKKQPSPKLFSLSTLQSRANKAFKASAQNTLDAVQSLYEKKFLTYPRTDTQFISDEEFSYLLDNINQYCEFANVTANIAHKEPRKRYVNSKKVQEHHAIIPTRTIPTKNQFMKLTSLEKSIYELVLRTTIAMFLDDLNYDEQVIIVKSGQAQFKAMGRVITTPGWKLLFKTNSKKSSANGEVSLPRVDIGQKVDFDLLDEHKVTVAPSAYTEGTLITAMKNAGRDLADAQKEILKETEGIGTEATRAGIIERLKAKSYIELKDNSLAVTMSGIILCQAVELQPLLNSPELTAQWEMALHEIGQNNRTQASFLKQIEKFILKLINEVPDQIETNQKLTDQINSQKDTNADQYKEHMGICPVCKAGHMIDRGKFYGCSNYNSKEACNFSLPSKWAGKILPKTAIKDLIKKGHTKEISGFKSKAGKSFSAILELVDGKLKFVFDK, from the coding sequence ATGAGAACCATTATATTAGCCGAGAAGCCAACGCAGGCCGTTGCATATTCTAAGGCATTTAAAAGTAGCAAGAAGCGAGAAGGTTATATTGAAGTTTCAAATGAATATTTTGATGGTGAAACTTATATAACTTATGGTTTTGGACATTTGGTAGAACTTTATTTGCCAGAACAATATGATGAAAAGTATAAAAATTGGAGTATTAATAATTTACCAATTATTCCTGATCAATTTAAATTTAAAACGGGTAAAGGGAAGGCAGAGCAATTTAAAATAGTCAAAAATTTACTTTCTGAGGCTGATCAAATTATTATTGCAACCGATGCTGATCGTGAAGGCGAAAATATTGCTTGGTCGATTATTAATCAATCTGGTATTAATCCTCAGGAAAAAATTATGAAACGATTATGGATTAATTCACTAGAATCATCTGCTATTCGTGATGGCCTAACCAATTTGCATGAGGCTAAACAGCATTATTCGGCATATATTGAAGCACAAACAAGAGAATTTAGTGATTGGCTAGTTGGAATGAACGCAAGCCCTTTATATTCTTTATCGTTACGAAAACAAGGAATTAGGGGTGTGTTTTCAATCGGACGTGTCCAAACTCCAACTCTTTATATGATTTATAAACGGCAAGTGGAGATTGATAATTTTAAACCAAAACCATACATTGAATTGCTGGCACATGTAAAAACGGGGAAAAGCGAATTTGAGGCTAAATTAGACCCATTCATCAGGTTTGATAATCAAGATAAGGTTAAAGTTTTCCTATCAGATAACGAATTAGTTTTAGTTAACAAGAGCCAATCAAAAGAAAATAATAATAACTTTGGAATTATTAATAACATTATTAAGGATAAAAAGAAGCAACCTAGTCCAAAATTATTTTCATTGTCAACTTTACAGTCTAGGGCTAATAAGGCCTTTAAAGCATCAGCACAAAATACTTTGGATGCAGTTCAATCGTTATATGAAAAGAAATTTTTAACTTATCCTAGAACGGATACGCAATTTATTTCTGACGAAGAATTTTCATATTTATTGGATAATATTAATCAGTATTGTGAATTTGCGAATGTCACAGCTAATATTGCTCATAAAGAACCTAGAAAACGTTACGTAAATAGTAAGAAAGTTCAAGAACATCATGCTATTATTCCAACACGAACGATTCCTACAAAAAATCAATTTATGAAATTAACTAGTTTAGAAAAATCAATTTATGAATTAGTATTGAGAACAACGATTGCAATGTTTTTGGATGATTTGAATTATGATGAACAGGTTATTATTGTTAAGTCAGGTCAGGCACAGTTTAAGGCAATGGGACGAGTAATAACTACCCCTGGTTGGAAATTATTATTTAAGACAAACAGTAAAAAATCTAGTGCTAATGGGGAGGTTAGCTTGCCTCGAGTTGATATCGGTCAGAAGGTCGATTTTGATTTATTAGATGAACATAAGGTGACAGTTGCACCATCGGCTTATACTGAGGGAACCTTAATTACTGCAATGAAAAATGCTGGAAGAGACTTAGCAGATGCTCAAAAAGAGATTCTTAAAGAAACTGAAGGAATTGGAACTGAAGCGACTCGGGCGGGTATCATCGAACGATTGAAAGCAAAGAGCTATATTGAACTTAAAGATAATAGTTTAGCTGTAACAATGTCGGGTATTATTTTATGTCAAGCAGTTGAGTTACAACCGCTATTAAATTCGCCTGAATTAACAGCACAATGGGAGATGGCCTTACATGAAATTGGTCAAAATAATCGAACTCAAGCATCGTTTTTAAAACAAATCGAAAAATTTATTTTGAAATTAATCAATGAAGTTCCAGATCAAATTGAAACTAATCAAAAATTAACTGATCAGATAAATAGTCAAAAAGATACTAATGCTGATCAATATAAAGAGCATATGGGGATTTGTCCAGTTTGTAAGGCAGGCCATATGATTGATCGAGGCAAATTTTATGGATGTAGTAATTACAACTCAAAAGAAGCATGTAATTTTTCCTTACCAAGCAAATGGGCAGGTAAAATTCTACCAAAAACGGCAATCAAAGATTTAATCAAGAAAGGTCATACTAAAGAGATTAGCGGGTTTAAAAGTAAGGCAGGTAAATCTTTTAGTGCAATTTTAGAATTGGTTGATGGTAAACTGAAATTTGTTTTTGATAAATAA